In a single window of the Desulfovibrio mangrovi genome:
- the tmcD gene encoding electron transfer complex subunit TmcD: MQLSDSWDWESGERVVAESLAPMEEHKWQEEIQVSPDGETAAAIVCIDDGEFGLRMNDTVLDNTFEKAWRPCFSPDGRYCVFVQQDEEWTLAENGEPWEERYGFIWNPQFSAEGNVIATAVQQDMEYGMSVNGTAWENLYENANGFTLSANGKRSAAVVQVKSLGQADLSTFREGIYTVAVDGEAWESTFMNAWDPVFSPYAHRVAAQVRLSLYDYTIAVEGTPWPIHFQCVWNPCFHPNSSSVAAPVRQGGKWGVAEDGNMLWKPRYFNCWQLQYSPDGSRLYAVVAPEYGRFTVAMNEKPWTITAPVVTDLTLSPDGTRAAALGNHDNKAWHIMLDGKAWQGRYDMAWKPVFSADSRSVAARVRINGKYAIIVNDRHVNGEFDKVWDPAFSPDGSKVLIRGMRNNTLRRIVADVPR; encoded by the coding sequence ATGCAACTTTCCGATTCGTGGGATTGGGAAAGCGGAGAGCGTGTCGTCGCGGAATCGTTGGCTCCCATGGAGGAGCATAAATGGCAGGAAGAAATTCAGGTTTCGCCGGATGGTGAAACCGCTGCCGCCATCGTGTGCATTGATGACGGAGAATTCGGACTGCGCATGAACGACACCGTGCTCGACAACACGTTCGAGAAGGCTTGGAGGCCCTGCTTCTCGCCGGATGGGCGGTACTGTGTCTTCGTACAACAGGATGAGGAGTGGACCCTCGCTGAAAACGGGGAACCGTGGGAAGAACGCTACGGCTTCATCTGGAACCCGCAGTTCAGTGCAGAGGGGAACGTCATTGCCACGGCAGTTCAGCAGGACATGGAATACGGCATGTCCGTCAACGGAACCGCGTGGGAAAACCTTTATGAAAACGCCAACGGGTTTACCCTGAGCGCCAACGGCAAACGAAGCGCTGCCGTGGTGCAGGTAAAGTCGCTGGGACAAGCCGACCTTTCCACCTTCAGGGAAGGTATCTACACCGTGGCCGTGGACGGCGAGGCGTGGGAAAGCACATTCATGAATGCGTGGGACCCCGTCTTCAGCCCTTACGCCCACAGAGTGGCGGCCCAGGTCAGACTGAGTCTTTACGACTACACCATTGCAGTGGAAGGCACCCCTTGGCCCATCCACTTCCAATGCGTCTGGAATCCCTGCTTCCACCCCAACAGCAGTTCCGTGGCTGCTCCGGTCCGACAGGGCGGCAAGTGGGGCGTTGCTGAAGACGGCAACATGCTCTGGAAGCCCCGCTACTTCAACTGCTGGCAGCTTCAATACTCGCCGGACGGCAGCAGGCTCTATGCCGTTGTCGCCCCCGAATACGGCAGGTTCACCGTTGCCATGAATGAAAAGCCGTGGACCATCACCGCCCCCGTCGTCACCGACCTCACCCTCTCCCCGGACGGAACACGCGCCGCAGCCCTCGGAAACCATGACAACAAGGCATGGCACATCATGCTGGACGGCAAGGCATGGCAGGGGCGTTACGACATGGCATGGAAGCCCGTTTTCAGCGCAGACAGCAGAAGTGTTGCCGCCCGCGTTCGAATCAACGGCAAATACGCCATTATCGTCAACGACAGACATGTGAACGGTGAGTTCGACAAGGTATGGGACCCCGCCTTCAGCCCCGACGGGTCAAAGGTGCTCATCCGCGGCATGCGGAACAACACCCTGCGCCGCATCGTGGCGGATGTACCCCGATAA
- a CDS encoding sigma-54-dependent transcriptional regulator: protein MSRIVIVDDELMVRTMLGDVAESMDHEVHAAPDISGGLALARETGCDIVYLDVLLPDGNGLEHLSAFKQLPSQPEIIVITSFGDPDGAELAVRHGVWDYLQKPLVVDQVKLSLARALAFRQQKENANNLKAFSRPEIIGNSPALQQAISLAKEAASTSVNVLLQGETGTGKELFARAIHQNSPRSARPFVTLDCASITESLLESQLFGHVKGSFTGADRSREGLLKLAHGGTLFLDEIGDLPLHIQGAFLRALETKRFRPLGATLELESDFRLIAATNKDLHEMVRLDMFRADLLYRLRGMTITLPPLRERQEDLPLLIGHYLDKHCTRYGVCNKVPSDDFLEAIATYDWPGNIRELVHALDRACTASIDDPVLFARQLPTEIRVQVARTATGRNGNSSTSQVMRPVSPTPSAQLSEVMSPIAPPQAPPTLKEHRQLTEFQYLQDVLRHVSGNIPAAVEITGVSRGHLYELLKKHGITP, encoded by the coding sequence ATGTCTAGAATAGTGATTGTTGATGATGAGCTGATGGTACGCACGATGCTGGGCGATGTTGCCGAAAGCATGGACCATGAGGTACACGCCGCCCCAGACATTTCGGGAGGTCTCGCACTGGCCCGGGAAACCGGTTGCGACATTGTATATCTGGATGTTCTGCTGCCTGACGGTAACGGGCTGGAGCACCTGTCTGCCTTCAAACAACTGCCATCACAGCCTGAAATCATCGTCATAACCAGCTTTGGTGATCCGGACGGTGCGGAGCTGGCCGTACGTCATGGTGTGTGGGACTACCTGCAAAAGCCGCTCGTGGTTGATCAGGTTAAACTGTCTCTCGCACGGGCCCTTGCCTTTCGTCAGCAAAAGGAAAACGCCAACAACCTCAAGGCCTTTTCCAGACCGGAGATCATCGGCAACAGCCCTGCACTGCAACAAGCCATCAGCCTTGCCAAGGAAGCTGCCTCAACCAGTGTCAACGTGCTGCTGCAGGGCGAAACAGGCACCGGCAAGGAGCTGTTTGCGAGAGCCATACACCAGAACAGTCCGCGCAGCGCCCGACCTTTTGTCACGCTGGATTGCGCCTCCATCACGGAATCCCTTCTGGAAAGCCAACTGTTCGGTCACGTGAAGGGATCCTTTACCGGTGCCGACAGAAGCCGGGAAGGTCTTCTGAAGCTGGCCCACGGCGGCACGCTGTTTCTGGATGAAATCGGCGACCTGCCCCTGCATATTCAGGGGGCTTTTCTCAGGGCGCTGGAAACCAAAAGGTTTCGGCCCCTGGGGGCAACGCTGGAGCTTGAGAGTGACTTCCGCCTCATTGCCGCGACAAACAAGGATCTGCATGAAATGGTCAGACTCGACATGTTCCGTGCAGACTTACTCTACCGCCTGCGCGGCATGACCATCACCCTGCCCCCGCTGCGTGAAAGGCAGGAGGATCTCCCCCTGCTCATCGGGCATTATCTGGACAAGCATTGTACTCGCTACGGCGTATGCAACAAGGTGCCTTCAGATGACTTTCTGGAGGCCATCGCAACCTATGACTGGCCCGGGAACATCCGTGAGCTTGTACATGCCCTTGACCGCGCGTGCACAGCTTCCATCGATGATCCGGTACTTTTCGCCCGTCAGCTTCCCACTGAGATTCGCGTTCAGGTGGCCCGCACTGCAACCGGCAGAAACGGCAATTCGTCAACTTCGCAGGTAATGCGTCCAGTCAGCCCCACGCCCTCGGCACAGTTGTCAGAAGTCATGTCTCCGATTGCGCCGCCACAGGCTCCTCCAACGCTCAAGGAACACCGGCAGCTCACAGAATTTCAATACCTGCAGGATGTCCTCCGGCATGTCTCCGGCAACATACCCGCCGCAGTTGAAATAACAGGAGTATCTCGGGGACACCTGTATGAGCTTCTTAAAAAGCACGGCATAACCCCATAA
- the gluQRS gene encoding tRNA glutamyl-Q(34) synthetase GluQRS, with protein sequence MTNIVPESARIGLLQPASVRGRLAPSPTGYMHLGNAWSFLLCWLSVRSKGGTLVLRMEDIDPDRSRPEYVDGIMRDLEWLGLNWDEGPDVGGPYGPYVQSQRYDRYEEVIRQLQEQGHVYPCFCTRKELRALASAPHAEDYGAAYPGLCLNLTQAEREERTAQGRNAALRLHCGDHSLGFHDLLRGDICLTWEECGGDFAVRRSDGVFAYQLAVVIDDADQHITQIVRGDDILHCTPRQVLIYHLLGKPAPSYAHVPLVFDHEGERLAKRHHHFELRMLREAGVRPEAVVGYLAFRAGLQPEPAPARPEAFSHSFMLEKVPPVRVVLEQDIINVLSSL encoded by the coding sequence ATGACGAATATCGTTCCAGAATCCGCGAGGATCGGCTTGCTACAGCCTGCCTCCGTCAGGGGAAGACTTGCCCCTTCGCCGACAGGGTATATGCATCTTGGCAATGCGTGGTCCTTTCTGTTGTGCTGGCTTTCCGTCCGCAGCAAAGGGGGAACGCTGGTTCTCCGGATGGAGGATATTGATCCCGACCGCTCCCGTCCCGAGTATGTGGACGGCATTATGCGCGACCTTGAATGGCTGGGACTGAACTGGGACGAGGGGCCGGATGTGGGCGGACCCTATGGTCCGTACGTGCAGAGCCAGCGGTATGACCGGTATGAAGAGGTCATCCGCCAGTTGCAGGAACAAGGGCATGTCTATCCCTGCTTCTGCACCCGCAAGGAGCTGCGTGCCCTTGCCTCGGCCCCCCATGCAGAGGACTACGGCGCAGCCTACCCCGGCCTGTGCCTGAACCTGACGCAGGCGGAAAGGGAAGAACGCACGGCTCAGGGCCGCAACGCAGCCCTGCGTCTGCACTGTGGCGACCATTCCCTCGGGTTTCATGATTTGCTTCGCGGAGATATCTGTCTGACATGGGAAGAGTGCGGCGGTGATTTTGCCGTGCGCCGGTCTGATGGCGTTTTTGCCTATCAGCTCGCCGTTGTCATAGACGATGCTGATCAGCATATTACGCAGATCGTGCGCGGGGACGATATTCTGCATTGCACCCCGCGTCAGGTTCTCATCTATCACCTTCTGGGCAAACCGGCTCCTTCCTATGCCCATGTTCCTCTTGTTTTCGACCATGAAGGGGAACGTCTTGCCAAACGCCATCACCACTTTGAGCTGCGTATGCTTCGCGAGGCGGGGGTCCGGCCCGAGGCTGTTGTCGGCTATCTGGCGTTTCGTGCCGGTTTGCAGCCCGAACCGGCACCAGCGAGACCGGAGGCATTCAGCCATTCGTTCATGCTGGAAAAGGTGCCGCCGGTACGTGTCGTACTTGAGCAAGATATCATCAACGTTCTTTCATCATTATAG
- a CDS encoding pancreas/duodenum homeobox protein 1: MDFELIFTREKLDVLFPQERTDAFFDALFGGAEDGSYDISVDFVKGNAKEAQFAFVLRQRPGKCLACNLTYGLPQVFMRHPIINLKGFVESVARELQTDPGAIKYELGPTREQSREIHTIPIYIRFN, translated from the coding sequence ATGGATTTTGAGCTGATTTTTACGCGAGAGAAGTTGGATGTGCTGTTTCCTCAGGAGCGGACAGACGCCTTTTTCGATGCCTTGTTTGGCGGCGCAGAAGATGGTTCCTATGATATTTCGGTAGATTTCGTGAAGGGAAATGCCAAGGAGGCACAGTTCGCCTTTGTGTTGCGCCAGCGCCCCGGCAAGTGTCTGGCATGCAATCTGACCTATGGGTTGCCGCAGGTGTTCATGAGGCATCCCATCATCAACCTTAAAGGGTTTGTTGAATCCGTTGCCCGCGAATTGCAGACCGATCCCGGTGCCATCAAGTATGAACTTGGCCCTACCAGAGAACAGTCTCGCGAGATTCACACCATTCCGATCTACATCCGTTTCAATTAG
- a CDS encoding ATP-binding protein translates to MRLHQKIPFLPGLFLLVWTLLLLALFSWSAISEKKHVNDVALRQARAFFMQIVTTRQWNAAHGGVYVLEVDGVRPNPYLDDPNRDLVTTNGERLTKINPAYMTRQISEILSDNEGVSFHITSLRPLRPNNAPDLWEHNALKKFDSGDKEDFQLINELDEQARFRYMAPLVATKACLNCHKEPEDKVGGVRGGISVTIAAAPLLQLGQDNINRMGMGYFLIGIVGLIGIGTSTFQIMRKREQAEVANQMKSMFLANMSHDMRTPLTGIIGMAELLHRDAKTSDQTEYAAQLQLSAETLLDIVNDITDFSRIESGRMELTIAPFSLPALVQNSMKVVQFSCNRKGISLSSSIAPDVPATLVGDAFRLRQMLGNLLGNAVKFTEKGSITISVTLVKETPEGCVLSFAVSDTGMGIHPSQHSAIFESFTQGTEARTKGHVGTGLGLAITRQLVEMMGGTITVSSLPGKGCTISFTALFSPCDTEIPAEAQPPASHELPCLKILAADDNQLNRTYLKDVLTGFGHDVQVVSNGKETLNELRKTHYDVVLMDVQMPEMDGVEATRAIRSGMHPDIPKDIPVIAVTAFTVEGDKERFLDAGMNAYVSKPMTSRSLAAALCSIFPDSVAHSPDTLTLATVETDQPGSTAVVSEGEPNTPLQASTIPPTSVPYSPAPPMDRNKALVGMGDNKRLLLRLCSAFLEEVPARCTELQVAVQQRDWLESRRLAHAIKNSAAMLYASQLFESAKQIEELCSKQDVQADFALKALLELLPPLQEYILSILNEGDNSDV, encoded by the coding sequence ATGCGTTTACATCAGAAGATACCTTTTCTGCCCGGCCTGTTTCTCCTGGTCTGGACTCTCCTACTGCTCGCCCTGTTCAGCTGGAGTGCTATCAGCGAAAAGAAACACGTCAACGATGTCGCCCTGCGACAGGCACGGGCGTTTTTCATGCAGATTGTTACCACCAGACAGTGGAACGCTGCGCATGGCGGTGTGTATGTCCTTGAAGTGGATGGCGTGAGACCCAACCCCTACCTTGATGATCCCAACCGCGATCTGGTCACCACCAACGGCGAACGCCTCACCAAAATTAATCCGGCTTACATGACCCGACAGATTTCCGAGATTCTGTCGGACAATGAAGGGGTGAGCTTCCACATCACGAGCTTAAGGCCTTTGCGCCCCAATAACGCCCCGGACTTGTGGGAACACAATGCGCTGAAAAAATTTGATAGTGGAGACAAGGAAGATTTCCAACTCATTAACGAACTGGATGAACAGGCCCGATTCCGCTATATGGCCCCGCTTGTTGCCACAAAAGCCTGCCTGAACTGCCACAAGGAACCGGAAGACAAGGTTGGAGGTGTGCGCGGGGGCATAAGTGTTACCATTGCAGCCGCCCCGCTCCTTCAATTAGGGCAGGACAATATCAATCGCATGGGTATGGGCTACTTCCTCATCGGTATTGTGGGCCTGATCGGTATCGGCACCTCTACATTCCAGATCATGCGCAAACGCGAACAGGCGGAAGTGGCCAACCAGATGAAAAGCATGTTCCTTGCGAACATGAGCCACGACATGCGCACGCCGCTTACGGGCATCATCGGCATGGCTGAACTGCTGCACCGCGATGCCAAGACCTCTGACCAGACAGAATACGCGGCTCAGCTCCAGCTTTCCGCCGAAACCCTTCTCGATATTGTTAATGATATTACAGACTTTTCTCGCATTGAGTCTGGCAGAATGGAACTGACCATAGCTCCGTTCTCTCTCCCGGCGCTTGTGCAGAACTCCATGAAGGTGGTCCAATTCTCATGCAACAGAAAGGGCATTTCCCTTTCATCATCCATAGCGCCGGATGTTCCGGCAACGCTGGTGGGAGACGCTTTCCGGCTCAGACAGATGCTCGGCAATCTTCTCGGCAATGCCGTCAAATTCACTGAAAAAGGAAGCATCACCATCTCGGTGACGCTGGTGAAAGAGACACCGGAAGGATGTGTTCTCTCCTTTGCCGTCAGCGACACAGGCATGGGCATCCATCCAAGCCAGCATTCGGCCATATTCGAAAGCTTCACGCAGGGAACTGAGGCACGCACAAAAGGTCATGTGGGAACAGGTCTCGGTCTGGCAATCACCAGACAGCTTGTGGAGATGATGGGCGGCACCATCACCGTTTCAAGCTTACCCGGAAAAGGCTGCACCATATCTTTCACCGCCCTGTTCTCTCCTTGCGATACCGAGATTCCGGCCGAAGCCCAGCCCCCGGCATCACATGAATTGCCTTGTCTCAAAATTCTTGCGGCTGACGACAACCAGCTGAACAGAACCTATCTGAAAGATGTGCTGACAGGCTTTGGACACGATGTTCAGGTGGTTTCAAACGGCAAGGAGACACTGAACGAACTGCGGAAGACACACTATGACGTCGTACTCATGGACGTTCAGATGCCGGAAATGGACGGGGTGGAAGCCACGCGAGCCATTCGCTCCGGGATGCATCCGGACATTCCCAAGGATATTCCCGTTATTGCAGTAACCGCATTTACCGTTGAAGGAGACAAGGAGCGTTTTCTTGATGCCGGCATGAACGCTTATGTGAGCAAGCCCATGACGTCCAGATCGCTTGCCGCAGCCCTGTGCAGCATCTTCCCTGATTCGGTGGCACATTCGCCAGATACTCTGACTTTGGCGACCGTAGAAACAGATCAGCCCGGCTCAACCGCTGTGGTCAGTGAGGGGGAGCCCAACACGCCGCTGCAGGCAAGTACTATCCCCCCAACATCAGTCCCATATTCCCCTGCTCCACCCATGGACCGGAACAAGGCACTGGTCGGCATGGGAGATAACAAAAGGCTCCTGCTCAGACTCTGTTCGGCCTTCCTCGAAGAAGTCCCTGCCCGGTGCACCGAATTGCAGGTTGCCGTGCAGCAACGGGACTGGCTTGAATCACGGCGTCTTGCACATGCCATCAAGAATTCGGCAGCCATGCTTTATGCGTCGCAACTCTTCGAATCTGCAAAACAAATTGAAGAATTGTGTTCAAAGCAGGATGTGCAGGCAGATTTTGCCCTTAAAGCGTTGCTTGAACTCCTCCCCCCACTACAGGAATACATACTCTCCATCCTGAACGAAGGTGACAACTCTGATGTCTAG